The Antennarius striatus isolate MH-2024 chromosome 20, ASM4005453v1, whole genome shotgun sequence genome includes a region encoding these proteins:
- the myom1b gene encoding myomesin-1 isoform X2 — MPGSIPFYQKNHRHYDRGYRNKATRSIMNQYQSSSSSSSSTAGTSTSATSWSRGLNLASYSGLEASRLSPLPKRAKPTYLAVDKENQIIGYVVPIFSGSQELLDAEETSVRNTSAYAARRDLFTSCLETERSVQFARKKAMRESAERISLNKRIHEHKQHFKRMNEDSLMHPPEFVIKPRSHTVWEKQCVRLHCTVTGWPDPRVVWYKNNVPIDPHAHPGKYRLDSRYNVHALEINRCDFEDTAQYRVSAMNCEGELSAYASVVVKRFKGEVDESLPAPRCGPVSEYGITFQTHIVDKFGVSFGREGETMSLGCTVVIYPALHRYEPEIQWYRDDILLSPSKWNHMHWSGDRATLTLTHLNKEDEGLYTLRVSTKSGYETYSAYVFVRDADAEVEGAPASPLDVRCLDANKDYIIVTWKQPAVDGGSSILGYFVDRCEVGTSHWVQCNDTPVKFARFPVTGLVEGRSYIFRVRSVNKSGMSHPSRVSEPVAAMDPADRARKRGTSAPWTGQIIVTEEEPAEGIVPGRPLELQVTEATKNYVVLSWKPPAGKGLEGVMYYVEKCVSGTDTWQRVNTEIPVKSPRFALFDLAEGNSYSFRVRCCNAAGVGEPSDPTEATTVGDKLDIPSAPRKVVPTRNTDTSVVVSWEASQDAKELVGYYIEGSIVGSNVWEPCNNKPVNVTRFICHGLTTGEKYVFRVRAVNAAGISEFSLESEPVEVKAAIGGGIPHGVLPEMGPGGKVGQLTEHRPRWAGTHETVQSTPDTKQKCNKSRADTEAREGARPAGSGLIPPVEGKSKAGKRGSVSWAPDLAKDLVSESVSDSGSLTDTSAQSYPVHAGGQDQAVGTVDQPEAKQARKFSVGASANRDAARPRRESAASPAPPYGISVLECERDSMVLAWKQPTSIGGADITGYFVDYREVVDSVPGKWHEANVRSISERAYKVSDLKENRKYQFQVRAANMAGVGIPSMPSDIFLCEEWTIAVPGPPHDLQIREVRSNSLVMLWKPPVYQGRDPVNGFYVDIKEADAPEEAWRGVNNKATEKTFLKIENLQEAESYVFRVRAQNQAGVGKTSDVTDSVAAVTKPGTKDIVVDVDDDGVISLNFECCDMTPDSKFIWSKNYEDITDSSRLTMDTKGNKSKAVFSAPGEEDIGIYSCLVTHTDGASSSYDLSQEELKKLLEISHEHKFPIIPLKSELAVELLEKGKVRFWLQADKISPNAKVDYVFNDNVLSQGEKYKMNFDKNTGVIEMIMESLTPEDEGTFTFQLQDGKATNQSSLVLIGDVFKDLQKESEFQRKEWFRKQGPHFIEYLGYEVTPECCVILKCKVGNMKKETSALWYKDGHEIKADEHLGFTEGVLKLEIAQISKKDSGVYEIVLKDDRGKDTSRLNLTDQGFKDLMNEVFSYIANSSTPLKITSTETGIRLYTFVSYYNDLLQVTWHYKDSAIAFSDRIKSGVVGDQLWLQITEPTEKDMGVYAIEFNDGKGGLRRTVELSGQAFDDAFAEFQRLKAAAVAERSRARVAGGLPDVVTIQEGKALNLTCNISGDPVPEVTWLKNEREITSDEHCILKFESGKFASFTITGVNTSDTGKYSILVKNKYGTESGDFTLEVTEGTPDLGVTSYWTDAEGNVVFGPNTPKEKMKASVTGAKKEKRKESVTKTGPVESIADNEECQGQKDEEKVTFEVEAEPKASDSEEKEDVQEEEGDDHPLISDQSESFEQPANITSG, encoded by the exons ATGCCTGGATCTATACCGTTCTATCAGAAGAACCACCGCCACTATGACCGTGGGTACCGCAACAAGGCGACCAGGTCCATAATGAACCAATAccagtccagcagcagcagcagcagcagcactgctGGCACCAGCACCTCTGCTACCAGCTGGAGCAGAGG ACTTAATCTAGCTTCATATTCTGGGCTGGAGGCAAGCAGACTGAGCCCTTTACCCAAGAGAGCCAAGCCAACTTACTTGGCCGTGGATAAAGAGAACCAAATCATCGGCTATGTAGTGCCTATCTTCTCTGGGAG TCAAGAGCTTTTGGAtgcagaggaaaccagtgtgcGGAACACTTCTGCATACGCGGCACGCAGGGATTTGTTCACCAGTTGCCTGGAGACGGAGCGGTCAGTGCAGTTCGCCAGGAAGAAAGCCATGCGCGAGTCAGCTGAACGCATCTCTCTGAATAAAAGG ATCCATGAACACAAGCAACACTTTAAGCGCATGAACGAAGACAGCCTGATGCATCCCCCAGAGTTTGTGATCAAACCACGCTCCCACACTGTGTGGGAGAAGCAGTGCGTGCGACTGCATTGTACCGTCACTGGCTGGCCCGACCCGCGGGTCGTCTG GTACAAAAACAATGTGCCTATTGACCCTCATGCCCACCCTGGCAAGTATAGACTTGACAGCAGATACAACGTGCACGCACTGGAGATTAACAG ATGTGATTTTGAAGACACAGCGCAGTATCGAGTCTCCGCCATGAACTGCGAGGGAGAACTGTCTGCCTATGCCTCTGTCGTTGTTAAGA GGTTCAAAGGTGAAGTTGATGAGTCCCTTCCAGCACCCAGAT GTGGCCCAGTGTCTGAGTATGGCATCACTTTCCAGACTCACATTGTTGACAAGTTTGGTGTGTCGTTTGGAAGAGAGGGTGAGACCATGAGTCTCGGATGTACCGTTGTCATTTACCCTGCTTTACACCGCTACGAGCCGGAGATCCAGTGGTACAGAGACG ACATTCTTCTGTCTCCTTCTAAATGGAACCACATGCACTGGAGTGGAGATCGAGCCACCTTGACCCTCACACACCTGAATAAGGAGGACGAGGGACTCTACACCCTGCGTGTCTCCACCAAGTCTGGATATGAAACCTACTCAGCCTACGTGTTTGTCAGAG ATGCTGATGCTGAGGTTGAAGGCGCTCCCGCTTCTCCTCTGGATGTGCGCTGTCTGGATGCCAATAAGGATTACATTATCGTCACCTGGAAGCAACCAGCAGTCGATGgtggcagctccatcttgggcTACTTTGTGGACAG ATGTGAGGTTGGAACTTCCCACTGGGTCCAGTGCAATGACACTCCCGTTAAGTTTGCCCGTTTCCCTGTTACTGGCCTGGTGGAGGGTCGTTCTTACATCTTCCGGGTGCGTTCCGTCAACAAGAGCGGCATGAGCCACCCATCCCGGGTCTCTGAGCCTGTGGCGGCCATGGACCCAGCTGATCGCGCCCGCAAGAGAG GTACTTCTGCTCCCTGGACTGGACAGATCATCGTCACAGAGGAGGAGCCTGCAG AGGGCATTGTTCCTGGCAGACCTCTTGAGCTGCAGGTGACAGAGGCTACCAAGAACTACGTGGTGCTCAGCTGGAAGCCGCCTGCAGGGAAAGGCCTTGAAGGTGTCATGTACTATGTGGAAAAG TGTGTCTCTGGCACAGACACTTGGCAGAGGGTGAACACCGAGATCCCGGTTAAGTCTCCTCGCTTTGCACTCTTTGACCTCGCCGAAGGGAATTCCTACAGCTTTCGTGTCCGCTGCTGCAATGCCGCCGGCGTTGGCGAACCGTCTGACCCAACCGAGGCCACCACTGTTGGCGACAAGCTTG ATATCCCTTCTGCCCCGAGAAAAGTCGTCCCAACCAGAAACACAGACACGTCAGTTGTTGTGTCGTGGGAAGCATCCCAGGATGCCAAAGAGTTGGTGGGATACTACATCGAGGGCAGCATCGTGGGCAGCAACGTGTGGGAGCCATGCAACAACAAACCTGTCAATGTCACAAG GTTCATCTGCCACGGTCTGACGACAGGAGAGAAGTACGTGTTCAGGGTGAGGGCAGTGAACGCAGCAGGGATCAGCGAGTTCTCCCTGGAGTCTGAGCCTGTTGAGGTGAAGGCTGCTATTG GGGGCGGCATCCCTCATGGTGTGTTGCCGGAGATGGGGCCGGGGGGTAAAGTGGGCCAACTAACCGAGCACAGGCCACGCTGGGCGGGCACGCATGAAACTGTCCAGTCCACCCCTGACACTAAGCAAAAGTGCAATAAATCTCGAGCTGACACTGAAGCCAGGGAGGGGGCCAGGCCTGCTGGCTCAGGCCTCATACCCCCTGTGGAGGGGAAAAGCAAGGCAGGCAAGAGAGGCAGTGTGTCCTGGGCCCCCGACCTGGCAAAAGACCTGGTTTCAGAGTCAGTATCAGACTCTGGATCACTTACTGACACAAGTGCACAATCTTATCCAGTCCATGCTGGGGGTCAGGATCAGGCTGTAGGGACAGTCGATCAGCCTGAAGCCAAACAGGCACGTAAGTTCTCTGTAGGTGCTTCAGCTAATCGGGACGCGGCCAGGCCCAGGAGGGAGTCGGCAG CCTCTCCTGCTCCACCCTATGGCATCAGTGTCCTTGAGTGTGAGCGTGACTCTATGGTACTGGCTTGGAAGCAACCCACTTCCATCGGCGGTGCTGACATTACTGGCTACTTTGTGGATTACCGTGAGGTCGTCGATAGTGTGCCGGGGAAGTGGCACGAGGCTAACGTCAGGTCCATCAGCGAGCGGGCCTACAAG GTGTCTGACCTGAAAGAGAACAGAAAATACCAGTTCCAGGTGCGGGCAGCCAACATGGCAGGAGTGGGCATCCCTTCAATGCCCAGTGACATCTTCCTGTGCGAGGAGTGGACCATTGCCGTGCCAG GACCTCCTCATGACCTCCAGATAAGAGAAGTGCGAAGCAACTCACTAGTGATGCTATGGAAACCACCTGTGTACCAGGGCCGGGATCCTGTCAACGGTTTTTATGTAGACATAAAGGAGGCGGATGCACCAGAGGAAGCGTGGAGAGGAGTCAACAACAAGGCGACAGAGAAAACGTTCCTCAAG ATTGAGAATCTGCAGGAAGCAGAGTCGTATGTGTTCCGTGTGCGTGCTCAGAACCAAGCCGGTGTCGGTAAAACCTCAGATGTGACAGACTCGGTCGCAGCTGTGACCAAACCAG GCACAAAAGACATTGTTGTGGATGTTGACGATGACGGTGTCATCTCCCTGAACTTTGAATGTTGTGACATGACTCCTGACTCCAAATTTATTTGGTCCAAGAATTACGAGGACATAACAGACTCCTCCCGGCTAACAATGGATACCAAAGGAAACAA GTCCAAAGCTGTTTTCAGTGCTcctggagaggaggacattgGGATTTACTCATGTCTTGTCACCCATACTGATGGTGCTTCATCTAGCTACGATCTCTCTCAAGAAG AATTGAAGAAGCTTCTGGAGATCAGTCATGAACACAAGTTTCCTA TTATTCCACTGAAGTCAGAGTTGGCTGTGGAGCTTTTGGAGAAGGGTAAAGTTCGCTTTTGGCTGCAGGCAGACAAGATCTCACCCAACGCTAAAGTGGATTACGTCTTCAATGATAATGTTCTCTCTCAGGGCGAG AAATACAAGATGAACTTTGACAAGAACACGGGTGTGATAGAGATGATCATGGAGTCTTTGACCCCAGAAGATGAGGGCACCTTTACCTTCCAGTTGCAGGATGGAAAGGCCACCAATCAGTCCAGTTTGGTACTGATAGGAGATG TATTCAAGGATCTGCAGAAGGAATCAGAGTTCCAGAgaaaagaatggttcagaaagCAAG gACCTCACTTCATTGAGTATTTGGGTTACGAGGTGACACCAGAGTGTTGTGTCATATTGAAATGCAAG GTTGGTAACATGAAGAAGGAGACGTCGGCGCTGTGGTACAAAGACGGGCACGAGATAAAGGCAGACGAGCATCTGGGATTCACAGAAGGAGTTCTGAAACTAGAAATTGCtcag ATCTCCAAGAAGGATTCTGGTGTGTATGAGATCGTTCTGAAGGATGACAGAGGAAAAGACACGTCCAGGTTGAATCTGACAGATCAAG GGTTCAAAGACTTGATGAATGAGGTTTTCAGTTACATTG CCAATTCCTCCACTCCTCTGAAGATCACAAGCACAGAAACAGGCATCCGACTCTACACCTTTGTCAGCTACTATAATGACTTGCTCCAAGTGACCTGGCACTACAA GGATTCAGCCATCGCCTTCTCTGACCGTATAAAGAGTGGTGTGGTGGGAGATCAGCTGTGGCTGCAAATCACAGAGCCCACAGAGAAAGACATGGGCGTATATGCCATAGAGTTCAATGATGGGAAAGGTGGCCTGAGGAGGACTGTTGAGCTGTCTGGTCAAG CATTTGACGATGCATTTGCAGAATTCCAGAGACTCAA agctgctgctgttgcagaAAGAA gtCGTGCACGTGTAGCAGGAGGCCTGCCTGATGTGGTCACTATTCAGGAGGGCAAG GCCCTCAACCTCACCTGCAATATTTCGGGTGACCCCGTGCCAGAGGTCACCTGGCTGAAGAACGAGAGGGAGATCACTTCCGACGAACACTGCATCCTCAAGTTCGAGTCGGGCAAGTTCGCCAGCTTCACCATCACAGGCGTGAACACGTCAGACACCGGCAAGTACAGCATCCTGGTGAAGAACAAGTATGGCACGGAGAGCGGGGACTTCACC CTGGAGGTCACAGAGGGAACACCCGACTTGGGGGTGACATCATATTGGACGGATGCTGAGGGAAACGTGGTGTTTGGTCCAAATACTCCAAAGGAAAAGATGAAAGCCTCTGTCACTGgagcaaaaaaggaaaaacggAAGG AATCTGTAACTAAAACTGGTCCTGTGGAAAGTATTGCTGATAATGAGGAATGTCAAGGGCAGAAAGACGAAGAGAAGGTGACATTTGAGGTTGAAGCAGAGCCCAAAGCTTCAgattcagaagaaaaagaagacgtacaagaagaagaaggtgatgATCATCCTTTGATTTCTGATCAATCAGAGTCCTTCGAGCAGCCCGCAAACATAACCAGCGGCTGA
- the myom1b gene encoding myomesin-1 isoform X1, whose amino-acid sequence MPGSIPFYQKNHRHYDRGYRNKATRSIMNQYQSSSSSSSSTAGTSTSATSWSRGLNLASYSGLEASRLSPLPKRAKPTYLAVDKENQIIGYVVPIFSGSQELLDAEETSVRNTSAYAARRDLFTSCLETERSVQFARKKAMRESAERISLNKRIHEHKQHFKRMNEDSLMHPPEFVIKPRSHTVWEKQCVRLHCTVTGWPDPRVVWYKNNVPIDPHAHPGKYRLDSRYNVHALEINRCDFEDTAQYRVSAMNCEGELSAYASVVVKRFKGEVDESLPAPRWTSTRGGPVSEYGITFQTHIVDKFGVSFGREGETMSLGCTVVIYPALHRYEPEIQWYRDDILLSPSKWNHMHWSGDRATLTLTHLNKEDEGLYTLRVSTKSGYETYSAYVFVRDADAEVEGAPASPLDVRCLDANKDYIIVTWKQPAVDGGSSILGYFVDRCEVGTSHWVQCNDTPVKFARFPVTGLVEGRSYIFRVRSVNKSGMSHPSRVSEPVAAMDPADRARKRGTSAPWTGQIIVTEEEPAEGIVPGRPLELQVTEATKNYVVLSWKPPAGKGLEGVMYYVEKCVSGTDTWQRVNTEIPVKSPRFALFDLAEGNSYSFRVRCCNAAGVGEPSDPTEATTVGDKLDIPSAPRKVVPTRNTDTSVVVSWEASQDAKELVGYYIEGSIVGSNVWEPCNNKPVNVTRFICHGLTTGEKYVFRVRAVNAAGISEFSLESEPVEVKAAIGGGIPHGVLPEMGPGGKVGQLTEHRPRWAGTHETVQSTPDTKQKCNKSRADTEAREGARPAGSGLIPPVEGKSKAGKRGSVSWAPDLAKDLVSESVSDSGSLTDTSAQSYPVHAGGQDQAVGTVDQPEAKQARKFSVGASANRDAARPRRESAASPAPPYGISVLECERDSMVLAWKQPTSIGGADITGYFVDYREVVDSVPGKWHEANVRSISERAYKVSDLKENRKYQFQVRAANMAGVGIPSMPSDIFLCEEWTIAVPGPPHDLQIREVRSNSLVMLWKPPVYQGRDPVNGFYVDIKEADAPEEAWRGVNNKATEKTFLKIENLQEAESYVFRVRAQNQAGVGKTSDVTDSVAAVTKPGTKDIVVDVDDDGVISLNFECCDMTPDSKFIWSKNYEDITDSSRLTMDTKGNKSKAVFSAPGEEDIGIYSCLVTHTDGASSSYDLSQEELKKLLEISHEHKFPIIPLKSELAVELLEKGKVRFWLQADKISPNAKVDYVFNDNVLSQGEKYKMNFDKNTGVIEMIMESLTPEDEGTFTFQLQDGKATNQSSLVLIGDVFKDLQKESEFQRKEWFRKQGPHFIEYLGYEVTPECCVILKCKVGNMKKETSALWYKDGHEIKADEHLGFTEGVLKLEIAQISKKDSGVYEIVLKDDRGKDTSRLNLTDQGFKDLMNEVFSYIANSSTPLKITSTETGIRLYTFVSYYNDLLQVTWHYKDSAIAFSDRIKSGVVGDQLWLQITEPTEKDMGVYAIEFNDGKGGLRRTVELSGQAFDDAFAEFQRLKAAAVAERSRARVAGGLPDVVTIQEGKALNLTCNISGDPVPEVTWLKNEREITSDEHCILKFESGKFASFTITGVNTSDTGKYSILVKNKYGTESGDFTLEVTEGTPDLGVTSYWTDAEGNVVFGPNTPKEKMKASVTGAKKEKRKESVTKTGPVESIADNEECQGQKDEEKVTFEVEAEPKASDSEEKEDVQEEEGDDHPLISDQSESFEQPANITSG is encoded by the exons ATGCCTGGATCTATACCGTTCTATCAGAAGAACCACCGCCACTATGACCGTGGGTACCGCAACAAGGCGACCAGGTCCATAATGAACCAATAccagtccagcagcagcagcagcagcagcactgctGGCACCAGCACCTCTGCTACCAGCTGGAGCAGAGG ACTTAATCTAGCTTCATATTCTGGGCTGGAGGCAAGCAGACTGAGCCCTTTACCCAAGAGAGCCAAGCCAACTTACTTGGCCGTGGATAAAGAGAACCAAATCATCGGCTATGTAGTGCCTATCTTCTCTGGGAG TCAAGAGCTTTTGGAtgcagaggaaaccagtgtgcGGAACACTTCTGCATACGCGGCACGCAGGGATTTGTTCACCAGTTGCCTGGAGACGGAGCGGTCAGTGCAGTTCGCCAGGAAGAAAGCCATGCGCGAGTCAGCTGAACGCATCTCTCTGAATAAAAGG ATCCATGAACACAAGCAACACTTTAAGCGCATGAACGAAGACAGCCTGATGCATCCCCCAGAGTTTGTGATCAAACCACGCTCCCACACTGTGTGGGAGAAGCAGTGCGTGCGACTGCATTGTACCGTCACTGGCTGGCCCGACCCGCGGGTCGTCTG GTACAAAAACAATGTGCCTATTGACCCTCATGCCCACCCTGGCAAGTATAGACTTGACAGCAGATACAACGTGCACGCACTGGAGATTAACAG ATGTGATTTTGAAGACACAGCGCAGTATCGAGTCTCCGCCATGAACTGCGAGGGAGAACTGTCTGCCTATGCCTCTGTCGTTGTTAAGA GGTTCAAAGGTGAAGTTGATGAGTCCCTTCCAGCACCCAGAT GGACCAGCACTCGAG GTGGCCCAGTGTCTGAGTATGGCATCACTTTCCAGACTCACATTGTTGACAAGTTTGGTGTGTCGTTTGGAAGAGAGGGTGAGACCATGAGTCTCGGATGTACCGTTGTCATTTACCCTGCTTTACACCGCTACGAGCCGGAGATCCAGTGGTACAGAGACG ACATTCTTCTGTCTCCTTCTAAATGGAACCACATGCACTGGAGTGGAGATCGAGCCACCTTGACCCTCACACACCTGAATAAGGAGGACGAGGGACTCTACACCCTGCGTGTCTCCACCAAGTCTGGATATGAAACCTACTCAGCCTACGTGTTTGTCAGAG ATGCTGATGCTGAGGTTGAAGGCGCTCCCGCTTCTCCTCTGGATGTGCGCTGTCTGGATGCCAATAAGGATTACATTATCGTCACCTGGAAGCAACCAGCAGTCGATGgtggcagctccatcttgggcTACTTTGTGGACAG ATGTGAGGTTGGAACTTCCCACTGGGTCCAGTGCAATGACACTCCCGTTAAGTTTGCCCGTTTCCCTGTTACTGGCCTGGTGGAGGGTCGTTCTTACATCTTCCGGGTGCGTTCCGTCAACAAGAGCGGCATGAGCCACCCATCCCGGGTCTCTGAGCCTGTGGCGGCCATGGACCCAGCTGATCGCGCCCGCAAGAGAG GTACTTCTGCTCCCTGGACTGGACAGATCATCGTCACAGAGGAGGAGCCTGCAG AGGGCATTGTTCCTGGCAGACCTCTTGAGCTGCAGGTGACAGAGGCTACCAAGAACTACGTGGTGCTCAGCTGGAAGCCGCCTGCAGGGAAAGGCCTTGAAGGTGTCATGTACTATGTGGAAAAG TGTGTCTCTGGCACAGACACTTGGCAGAGGGTGAACACCGAGATCCCGGTTAAGTCTCCTCGCTTTGCACTCTTTGACCTCGCCGAAGGGAATTCCTACAGCTTTCGTGTCCGCTGCTGCAATGCCGCCGGCGTTGGCGAACCGTCTGACCCAACCGAGGCCACCACTGTTGGCGACAAGCTTG ATATCCCTTCTGCCCCGAGAAAAGTCGTCCCAACCAGAAACACAGACACGTCAGTTGTTGTGTCGTGGGAAGCATCCCAGGATGCCAAAGAGTTGGTGGGATACTACATCGAGGGCAGCATCGTGGGCAGCAACGTGTGGGAGCCATGCAACAACAAACCTGTCAATGTCACAAG GTTCATCTGCCACGGTCTGACGACAGGAGAGAAGTACGTGTTCAGGGTGAGGGCAGTGAACGCAGCAGGGATCAGCGAGTTCTCCCTGGAGTCTGAGCCTGTTGAGGTGAAGGCTGCTATTG GGGGCGGCATCCCTCATGGTGTGTTGCCGGAGATGGGGCCGGGGGGTAAAGTGGGCCAACTAACCGAGCACAGGCCACGCTGGGCGGGCACGCATGAAACTGTCCAGTCCACCCCTGACACTAAGCAAAAGTGCAATAAATCTCGAGCTGACACTGAAGCCAGGGAGGGGGCCAGGCCTGCTGGCTCAGGCCTCATACCCCCTGTGGAGGGGAAAAGCAAGGCAGGCAAGAGAGGCAGTGTGTCCTGGGCCCCCGACCTGGCAAAAGACCTGGTTTCAGAGTCAGTATCAGACTCTGGATCACTTACTGACACAAGTGCACAATCTTATCCAGTCCATGCTGGGGGTCAGGATCAGGCTGTAGGGACAGTCGATCAGCCTGAAGCCAAACAGGCACGTAAGTTCTCTGTAGGTGCTTCAGCTAATCGGGACGCGGCCAGGCCCAGGAGGGAGTCGGCAG CCTCTCCTGCTCCACCCTATGGCATCAGTGTCCTTGAGTGTGAGCGTGACTCTATGGTACTGGCTTGGAAGCAACCCACTTCCATCGGCGGTGCTGACATTACTGGCTACTTTGTGGATTACCGTGAGGTCGTCGATAGTGTGCCGGGGAAGTGGCACGAGGCTAACGTCAGGTCCATCAGCGAGCGGGCCTACAAG GTGTCTGACCTGAAAGAGAACAGAAAATACCAGTTCCAGGTGCGGGCAGCCAACATGGCAGGAGTGGGCATCCCTTCAATGCCCAGTGACATCTTCCTGTGCGAGGAGTGGACCATTGCCGTGCCAG GACCTCCTCATGACCTCCAGATAAGAGAAGTGCGAAGCAACTCACTAGTGATGCTATGGAAACCACCTGTGTACCAGGGCCGGGATCCTGTCAACGGTTTTTATGTAGACATAAAGGAGGCGGATGCACCAGAGGAAGCGTGGAGAGGAGTCAACAACAAGGCGACAGAGAAAACGTTCCTCAAG ATTGAGAATCTGCAGGAAGCAGAGTCGTATGTGTTCCGTGTGCGTGCTCAGAACCAAGCCGGTGTCGGTAAAACCTCAGATGTGACAGACTCGGTCGCAGCTGTGACCAAACCAG GCACAAAAGACATTGTTGTGGATGTTGACGATGACGGTGTCATCTCCCTGAACTTTGAATGTTGTGACATGACTCCTGACTCCAAATTTATTTGGTCCAAGAATTACGAGGACATAACAGACTCCTCCCGGCTAACAATGGATACCAAAGGAAACAA GTCCAAAGCTGTTTTCAGTGCTcctggagaggaggacattgGGATTTACTCATGTCTTGTCACCCATACTGATGGTGCTTCATCTAGCTACGATCTCTCTCAAGAAG AATTGAAGAAGCTTCTGGAGATCAGTCATGAACACAAGTTTCCTA TTATTCCACTGAAGTCAGAGTTGGCTGTGGAGCTTTTGGAGAAGGGTAAAGTTCGCTTTTGGCTGCAGGCAGACAAGATCTCACCCAACGCTAAAGTGGATTACGTCTTCAATGATAATGTTCTCTCTCAGGGCGAG AAATACAAGATGAACTTTGACAAGAACACGGGTGTGATAGAGATGATCATGGAGTCTTTGACCCCAGAAGATGAGGGCACCTTTACCTTCCAGTTGCAGGATGGAAAGGCCACCAATCAGTCCAGTTTGGTACTGATAGGAGATG TATTCAAGGATCTGCAGAAGGAATCAGAGTTCCAGAgaaaagaatggttcagaaagCAAG gACCTCACTTCATTGAGTATTTGGGTTACGAGGTGACACCAGAGTGTTGTGTCATATTGAAATGCAAG GTTGGTAACATGAAGAAGGAGACGTCGGCGCTGTGGTACAAAGACGGGCACGAGATAAAGGCAGACGAGCATCTGGGATTCACAGAAGGAGTTCTGAAACTAGAAATTGCtcag ATCTCCAAGAAGGATTCTGGTGTGTATGAGATCGTTCTGAAGGATGACAGAGGAAAAGACACGTCCAGGTTGAATCTGACAGATCAAG GGTTCAAAGACTTGATGAATGAGGTTTTCAGTTACATTG CCAATTCCTCCACTCCTCTGAAGATCACAAGCACAGAAACAGGCATCCGACTCTACACCTTTGTCAGCTACTATAATGACTTGCTCCAAGTGACCTGGCACTACAA GGATTCAGCCATCGCCTTCTCTGACCGTATAAAGAGTGGTGTGGTGGGAGATCAGCTGTGGCTGCAAATCACAGAGCCCACAGAGAAAGACATGGGCGTATATGCCATAGAGTTCAATGATGGGAAAGGTGGCCTGAGGAGGACTGTTGAGCTGTCTGGTCAAG CATTTGACGATGCATTTGCAGAATTCCAGAGACTCAA agctgctgctgttgcagaAAGAA gtCGTGCACGTGTAGCAGGAGGCCTGCCTGATGTGGTCACTATTCAGGAGGGCAAG GCCCTCAACCTCACCTGCAATATTTCGGGTGACCCCGTGCCAGAGGTCACCTGGCTGAAGAACGAGAGGGAGATCACTTCCGACGAACACTGCATCCTCAAGTTCGAGTCGGGCAAGTTCGCCAGCTTCACCATCACAGGCGTGAACACGTCAGACACCGGCAAGTACAGCATCCTGGTGAAGAACAAGTATGGCACGGAGAGCGGGGACTTCACC CTGGAGGTCACAGAGGGAACACCCGACTTGGGGGTGACATCATATTGGACGGATGCTGAGGGAAACGTGGTGTTTGGTCCAAATACTCCAAAGGAAAAGATGAAAGCCTCTGTCACTGgagcaaaaaaggaaaaacggAAGG AATCTGTAACTAAAACTGGTCCTGTGGAAAGTATTGCTGATAATGAGGAATGTCAAGGGCAGAAAGACGAAGAGAAGGTGACATTTGAGGTTGAAGCAGAGCCCAAAGCTTCAgattcagaagaaaaagaagacgtacaagaagaagaaggtgatgATCATCCTTTGATTTCTGATCAATCAGAGTCCTTCGAGCAGCCCGCAAACATAACCAGCGGCTGA